A region of Oryctolagus cuniculus chromosome 3, mOryCun1.1, whole genome shotgun sequence DNA encodes the following proteins:
- the MTX2 gene encoding metaxin-2 isoform X2, which translates to MCNLPIKVVCRANAEYMSPSGKVPFIHVGNQVVSELGPIVQFVKAKGHSLSDGLDEVQKAEMKAYMELVNNMLLTAELYLQWCDEATVGEITHARYGSPYPWPLNHILAYQKQWEIKRKMKAIGWGNKTLDQVLEDVDQCCQALSQRLGTQPYFFNKQPTELDALVFGHLYTILTTQLTNDELSEKVKNYSNLLAFCRRIEQHYFEERGKGRLS; encoded by the exons ATGTGTAATCTGCCCATCAAAGTAGTTTGCAGGGCAAATGCAGAATATATGTCTCCATCtg GTAAAGTACCTTTTATTCATGTGGGAAATCAAGTAGTGTCAGAACTTGGTCCAATAGTCCAGTTCGTTAAAGCCAAG GGTCATTCTCTTAGTGATGGGCTGGATGAAGTCcaaaaagcagaaatgaaagCTTACATGGAATTAGTCAACAATATGCTGTTGACTGCAGAG TTGTATCTTCAGTGGTGTGATGAAGCTACAGTAGGGGAG ATCACCCATGCTAGGTATGGATCTCCTTACCCTTGGCCTCTGAATCATATCTTGGCCTATCAGAAACAGTGGGAAATCAAACGCAAGATGAAAGCTATTGGATGGGGTAACAAGACTCTGGACCAG GTCTTAGAAGATGTAGACCAGTGCTGTCAAGCTCTTTCTCAAAGACTGGGAACACAACCGTATTTCTTCAATAAGCA GCCTACTGAACTTGATGCATTGGTATTTGGCCATCTGTATACCATTCTTACCACACAATTGACCAATGATGAACTTTCTGAGAAGGTGAAAAACTATAGTAACCTCCTTGCTTTCTGCAGAAGAATTGAACAGCACTATTTTGAAGAGCGTGGTAAAGGCAGGTTGTCTTAG